The Pseudoalteromonas aliena SW19 genome includes a region encoding these proteins:
- a CDS encoding transcriptional regulator — protein MAKKRKNDTRLDPFATAVGTSSLDALLEQASAGDVIRMPAPSDPTRQITLICKVIPHADIESTTGVYGKNRRVQALLNEKSVSDILPAISDDGRNQHPALLWDQGDTSLVLAGSRRRMACILGNADYLVLSSSDFTEQDAKILAVSSDQYIAPSLWELGQAYQQTKNELIEQGKKGSYREIAAIEGVSHTAIADAIKAYEQIPANVIALYPTANHVGREVAKKLANAKERDCETFNQLVVDLASNNEINAITSDDKRAMEITKCLTAEPHMVVKREAVLENDFVSLQRNLKSGDVSIKINNKVMTDKRLDQLTKLLSAFN, from the coding sequence ATGGCTAAAAAACGTAAAAATGACACCCGCTTAGATCCTTTTGCAACAGCTGTAGGTACTAGCAGCCTCGATGCACTCCTTGAACAAGCCAGTGCTGGTGATGTGATAAGAATGCCCGCACCTAGCGATCCTACTCGGCAGATAACACTTATTTGTAAAGTGATCCCGCATGCAGATATTGAGTCTACAACAGGTGTATATGGTAAAAATCGTCGTGTACAAGCGCTTCTAAATGAAAAGTCAGTGTCGGATATTCTTCCTGCAATATCTGACGATGGCCGTAATCAGCATCCTGCTCTACTTTGGGATCAAGGTGATACAAGCTTAGTTTTAGCAGGCTCTCGACGTCGCATGGCTTGTATTTTAGGGAATGCTGATTACTTAGTACTGAGCTCAAGTGATTTTACAGAGCAAGATGCTAAAATTTTAGCTGTGTCATCAGATCAATATATTGCGCCAAGTTTATGGGAACTAGGACAAGCTTATCAACAAACCAAAAATGAATTGATTGAGCAAGGTAAAAAAGGATCTTATCGTGAAATTGCAGCGATAGAAGGTGTATCTCATACAGCTATAGCTGATGCGATTAAAGCTTATGAGCAAATTCCAGCAAATGTTATAGCACTTTACCCAACAGCTAATCACGTAGGTAGAGAAGTTGCTAAAAAGCTTGCTAATGCAAAGGAGCGCGATTGTGAGACCTTTAATCAGTTAGTGGTTGATCTAGCAAGCAATAACGAAATTAATGCGATTACAAGCGATGACAAGCGCGCTATGGAAATAACTAAATGCTTAACTGCTGAGCCGCATATGGTTGTTAAACGTGAAGCTGTACTTGAAAATGACTTTGTTTCATTGCAACGAAACCTTAAAAGTGGCGACGTCTCTATAAAAATAAATAACAAAGTGATGACTGACAAACGATTAGATCAACTTACTAAGTTATTAAGTGCTTTTAATTAG
- a CDS encoding DEAD/DEAH box helicase, with protein sequence MSANLSKNDLLAIFEEIKNEQATQFPLSERFINKLFRPNVLAKGKEYYKNGKITWLEHTSNFSVVDSTVLGDNGTPFNQRIEISKLPTGYSVDTHCTCNIKTKCRHLAAILLKLKIEHSGEYGEDYFINDWFSELSALKSAEQAVPSQVLLFVLDIENNKVFLSPKIANYDKDQNYTLGRNLTDQQLNSFITPNDLLESDFRLYSWIRSQNAVGSIELKGQWGFNALQQLIATERLFLQRSRVAIKPQSGQALSFKWQQEKDLTQLGINLEQSKSWALLKTTPPTYIDLDHLKIGRIRTPLSADEISHLQTMPALHSANFDRIYKQLADNFGAGVIPHPTNSQTALPKAASNAVLKVTMGERGLALSLLFKYKNKNYLAGEAPASIINNAFENTVTNELVNLGFEFCKGGLQSEFVFTKQSPIHLHWLTYEVLPSFKERGWKVTISKMTVANPQSEVTLYANRAVGHQMHCKVILGDAKAALLFTNEDLVYQSLNRQSELFHYYPVGRQFGVINKSAINLLCEFKQRFEFVKTRDEFNIPLSYLPELVKHTAINVELHDDSLDLYLQELNNTDHTMAKVSLHGLNDSVELREYQQQGVDWLSFLKRHKLGGILADDMGLGKTLQVIAFLTSTFNRPQAGPTLIVCPTSLVSNWQNEITKFAKGLKVTTIFGSHRNEPLQHLAQSQCILTTYPLLKRDIAYYSPLYFENIILDEAQYIKNDTAQVSRLVKRLNAEFKLCLSGTPIENNLLELKSLLDFAMPSLLGSQAHFKQHFQTPIEREADIQRAEQLKALIMPFIMRRTKAQVAQELPEKTELTKEFEFEPKQKEMYQGITQALEEKLIDLFAEQGVQKSKLAFLEALLKLRQICCHPKLIEPDTQAGSAKLEWLATHLPLMLSLGRKVIIFSQFTSALDLIAKRLEEINIDFSLLTGQTRHRDKVIDEFTSGKTSVFLISLKAGGTGLNLTQADTVIHFDPWWNPAVEKQATDRAYRIGQTNPVFVYKLIMSNSIEQKVFKMQEDKQALVDALFTDKSMSFTQFDEQQMLSLIKN encoded by the coding sequence ATGTCTGCTAACTTATCAAAAAATGATTTACTGGCTATTTTTGAAGAAATTAAAAATGAGCAGGCTACCCAGTTTCCTCTTTCCGAACGCTTTATAAATAAACTGTTTAGGCCTAACGTGCTTGCTAAAGGGAAAGAGTACTACAAAAATGGAAAAATCACTTGGTTAGAGCATACTTCTAACTTTTCTGTTGTTGATTCAACGGTTCTTGGTGATAACGGTACGCCGTTTAATCAACGTATTGAGATCAGTAAATTACCAACTGGTTACTCCGTTGACACACATTGCACGTGTAATATAAAAACGAAATGCCGACACCTTGCAGCAATTTTATTAAAACTTAAGATAGAGCACTCTGGTGAATACGGTGAGGATTATTTTATTAATGATTGGTTTAGCGAGTTAAGTGCACTTAAAAGTGCAGAGCAAGCAGTGCCATCTCAGGTTTTACTATTTGTCTTAGATATCGAAAATAATAAAGTATTTCTATCGCCTAAAATAGCCAATTACGATAAAGACCAAAATTACACATTAGGCCGTAACCTTACTGATCAACAACTCAATAGTTTTATAACCCCCAATGATTTACTCGAAAGTGACTTTAGGCTTTACAGTTGGATACGTTCGCAAAATGCTGTCGGAAGTATTGAGCTTAAAGGCCAATGGGGTTTTAATGCGCTGCAGCAGTTAATTGCAACTGAGCGCCTATTTTTACAACGCTCTCGTGTTGCTATTAAACCACAAAGCGGTCAAGCACTTAGTTTTAAGTGGCAACAAGAAAAAGACTTAACTCAGCTGGGTATTAATTTAGAGCAAAGTAAAAGCTGGGCACTGCTCAAAACAACCCCACCTACTTATATCGATTTAGATCATTTAAAAATTGGTCGTATACGTACACCTTTAAGTGCTGACGAAATTTCGCATTTACAAACAATGCCAGCGCTACATAGCGCAAACTTTGATCGAATATATAAACAGTTAGCTGATAACTTTGGTGCAGGCGTAATACCACATCCAACAAATTCGCAAACAGCGCTCCCTAAAGCTGCAAGTAATGCTGTGTTAAAAGTGACTATGGGAGAGCGAGGTTTAGCGCTTTCATTGTTATTTAAGTATAAAAACAAAAACTATTTAGCTGGTGAAGCGCCCGCGAGCATAATAAATAATGCATTTGAGAATACTGTTACAAATGAACTTGTAAATTTAGGTTTTGAGTTTTGTAAAGGGGGTTTACAAAGTGAATTTGTTTTCACTAAACAATCCCCTATTCACTTGCATTGGCTTACTTATGAAGTACTTCCAAGCTTTAAAGAGCGGGGTTGGAAAGTAACAATTAGCAAAATGACAGTGGCTAATCCACAAAGCGAAGTAACACTTTATGCTAATCGAGCCGTAGGCCATCAAATGCATTGTAAAGTAATACTTGGTGATGCTAAAGCCGCGTTACTTTTCACTAACGAAGATCTCGTCTATCAATCACTGAATCGTCAAAGTGAATTATTTCATTACTATCCTGTAGGTCGTCAGTTTGGGGTTATAAATAAATCAGCGATAAATTTACTATGTGAATTTAAGCAGCGTTTCGAGTTTGTAAAAACACGAGACGAATTTAATATACCGCTTTCGTACCTCCCTGAGCTTGTAAAACATACAGCCATAAATGTTGAGCTACATGACGATTCTTTAGATCTTTACTTACAAGAGTTAAATAATACCGATCATACTATGGCGAAGGTGTCGCTTCATGGCTTAAATGATTCAGTAGAACTTAGAGAGTACCAACAACAAGGTGTCGATTGGTTAAGTTTTTTAAAACGCCACAAATTAGGTGGTATTTTAGCCGACGACATGGGGCTTGGTAAAACACTGCAAGTTATCGCATTTTTAACAAGCACCTTTAACCGTCCGCAAGCCGGGCCAACTTTAATAGTATGCCCTACAAGTCTTGTTAGTAACTGGCAAAACGAAATAACAAAGTTTGCGAAAGGATTAAAGGTAACAACTATTTTTGGCTCTCACCGAAATGAGCCATTACAGCACCTTGCCCAGTCTCAATGCATATTAACAACATATCCGCTGTTGAAGCGTGATATAGCTTATTATTCGCCGCTGTATTTCGAAAATATAATTCTCGATGAAGCGCAATATATTAAAAATGACACAGCGCAAGTCTCGCGCTTGGTTAAGCGTTTGAATGCCGAGTTTAAATTATGTTTAAGTGGTACACCAATCGAAAACAACTTGCTTGAGCTTAAATCGTTACTCGACTTTGCTATGCCATCATTACTTGGTTCACAAGCTCATTTTAAACAGCATTTTCAAACGCCTATTGAACGCGAAGCAGACATACAAAGAGCTGAGCAATTAAAAGCGCTGATCATGCCCTTTATAATGCGCCGAACTAAAGCACAAGTGGCGCAAGAACTTCCTGAAAAAACAGAGTTAACTAAAGAGTTTGAGTTTGAACCTAAGCAAAAAGAAATGTATCAGGGAATTACGCAGGCTCTTGAAGAAAAGTTAATCGACTTATTTGCAGAGCAAGGCGTACAAAAAAGTAAACTCGCTTTTTTAGAAGCATTATTGAAACTCAGACAAATTTGTTGTCACCCTAAATTAATCGAGCCCGATACGCAGGCTGGCTCAGCCAAATTAGAATGGCTAGCGACCCATTTACCATTAATGCTAAGCCTTGGCCGTAAAGTTATTATATTTAGTCAATTTACCTCGGCACTCGACTTAATAGCTAAGCGCCTAGAAGAAATAAACATAGACTTTAGCTTACTTACAGGCCAAACACGCCATCGCGATAAAGTAATTGATGAGTTTACCAGTGGTAAAACATCGGTGTTTTTAATTAGTTTAAAAGCCGGTGGTACCGGTCTTAATTTAACGCAGGCCGATACAGTTATACATTTTGATCCATGGTGGAACCCTGCGGTAGAGAAACAGGCAACTGATCGTGCTTATCGAATTGGGCAAACTAACCCTGTTTTTGTATATAAGCTCATAATGAGTAACTCAATTGAACAGAAAGTATTTAAAATGCAAGAAGATAAGCAAGCGCTTGTTGACGCATTATTTACTGATAAATCAATGAGTTTTACTCAGTTTGACGAACAACAGATGTTGTCTCTGATTAAAAATTAA
- the rmuC gene encoding DNA recombination protein RmuC, whose protein sequence is MFIQILTNIDWLSAGVGVALGVVLYGVVSVQLRKKLQQKISEQQQQLSILQNQFDNKALQHTTLLEDHELLEHTHQEQRDEAQHFKTRFSEQEKQSIQYNHFWRKAEGELTALREQYNQRDVEYNNMRTTLEQKQQNFTEQLAQIEQSKNMLKKEFENLANKILEEKSQSFKTLNQESIEQLLKPVQGELKGFREKMESIHVEDIKQRTALKTELLHLQAKSQAITDQADKLSNALQGQKKTQGNWGELMLENVLDSAGLRAGVDYKREVSFNTEDGRLRPDVVVYLPQGRHLVIDAKTSLNAYTRYVNAENELDANQAIKEHVNAVTARINELASKSYDRLPGINSPEVVVMFVPIESAFVEALKYQSDIYQQAIEKNILVATPTTLLTSLNIVKQLWRFEEQTKYSKELANRAERFYNKLNGFLTSMEGVGKQLDKAKESYDKAFSQLYRGKGNLIKQASEFKELGVSVQKELPNESVERAQLELD, encoded by the coding sequence ATGTTTATTCAAATACTCACTAATATTGATTGGTTAAGCGCAGGCGTCGGGGTTGCTCTAGGCGTTGTACTTTACGGCGTTGTATCAGTACAGTTGCGCAAAAAATTACAGCAAAAAATAAGCGAGCAACAACAGCAGCTTTCAATTTTACAAAATCAATTTGATAATAAAGCGCTACAACACACTACCCTGTTAGAAGATCATGAGCTGCTTGAGCACACTCACCAAGAGCAGCGCGATGAGGCGCAGCATTTTAAAACCCGGTTTAGCGAACAAGAAAAACAAAGCATTCAATACAACCACTTTTGGCGTAAAGCTGAAGGTGAATTAACAGCGCTTCGCGAGCAATACAACCAACGCGATGTTGAATATAATAATATGCGCACCACGCTTGAGCAAAAACAGCAAAACTTTACCGAACAGCTAGCGCAAATTGAACAAAGTAAAAATATGCTCAAAAAAGAGTTTGAAAACCTAGCTAACAAAATTTTAGAAGAAAAATCACAAAGCTTTAAAACTCTAAACCAAGAAAGTATTGAGCAACTACTAAAACCTGTACAAGGTGAGTTAAAAGGGTTTAGAGAGAAAATGGAATCAATACACGTTGAAGATATAAAGCAACGTACCGCACTTAAAACCGAGTTACTGCATTTACAGGCCAAAAGCCAAGCCATTACTGATCAAGCAGATAAGCTCAGTAACGCATTACAAGGGCAAAAAAAGACCCAAGGTAATTGGGGCGAGTTAATGCTTGAGAACGTGTTAGATAGCGCAGGTTTGCGCGCAGGTGTTGATTACAAGCGAGAGGTGTCGTTTAACACCGAAGATGGCCGATTGCGCCCCGATGTAGTTGTATACTTACCGCAAGGGCGGCACTTAGTTATTGATGCTAAAACATCGCTAAACGCCTATACCCGTTATGTAAATGCCGAAAACGAGTTAGATGCTAATCAAGCAATTAAAGAGCATGTAAACGCCGTTACAGCGCGTATTAATGAACTTGCTAGTAAATCATACGATCGCTTACCTGGTATTAACTCGCCAGAAGTTGTGGTTATGTTTGTGCCAATAGAATCAGCCTTTGTTGAGGCCCTTAAGTATCAAAGTGATATTTATCAACAAGCAATTGAAAAAAACATATTAGTGGCTACACCGACTACGCTGCTTACAAGTTTAAACATTGTTAAGCAGCTTTGGCGCTTTGAAGAGCAAACTAAATATTCAAAAGAGCTAGCAAATAGAGCTGAGCGTTTTTATAACAAGCTCAACGGCTTTTTAACCAGTATGGAAGGCGTAGGTAAACAGCTTGATAAAGCAAAGGAAAGCTACGATAAAGCATTTTCTCAGTTATATCGTGGCAAAGGTAACTTAATTAAACAAGCCTCTGAGTTTAAAGAACTGGGTGTATCAGTGCAAAAAGAGTTACCTAATGAGAGTGTTGAACGAGCTCAGCTAGAATTGGATTAA
- a CDS encoding S9 family peptidase: MKLLKASGLVLSVMAGLSLSGCSVTNNSTSVAASTEMSAPLSLEQIYKDKYFKAQRSTYFKWLDDGTGYTVLEARENEKDKNKKDAADNNKADDEKEHGVKGNDIVFYNADGTGRKVLVKFEKLLPEDADEPFAIESYQWSKDGKWLMVFTNSEQVWRSRSRGDFWLLNLETNKLQQLGGEQPEPKKLMFAKFSPDSSKVAYVRDNNIYMQAVGSNDVTALTTDGSATIVNGNFDWVYEEEFTIADGFRWSPDNKSIAYWQLDTSDVKFFTMINNTDELYPTLKEFPYPKAGETNSAVRVGVVSLADKQTRWAELEGDNRDRYIPRISWAGTGSELMIQDLNRLQSHNKIWLFDWQKQQLTKILEDKDDAFIEWFYKANWSKDGKFFIWHSERDGWRHLYRVSRDGKTIIDLTPGDYDIVDMLTINEEKNVMYFIASPENPGQRYLYSTPLDGSSKTVRVTPAEFEGSNSYYMSKDASWAMHTYSKFGTPPTKEIIKVSDHSNVKTLVENKELKEKLAEQSLPSHEFFKVNAQDGTELDGYIMFPENMDKSKKYPIVFYVYGEPWGSTVQDRFEGDSYLYKSLLTQKGFIVASVDNRGTRAPKGRDWRKSIYKKMGSITVQDQVDALDAMAKRWDVIDTERVGVWGHSGGGSSTLNLLFRHGDKYKVGIASAPVPDIRLYDTIYQERYAGNPNTDPESYDNTSPITFAKNLTGKLLLIHGTGDDNVHYQGSERLIDELVKHNKQFEFFSYPNRSHSLREGKGTILHYHTMMADFFEKHLLAK, translated from the coding sequence ATGAAATTACTTAAAGCCTCAGGGCTCGTACTGTCCGTAATGGCAGGACTGTCTTTATCAGGTTGCTCTGTAACTAACAATAGCACATCGGTTGCAGCCTCAACCGAAATGAGCGCCCCACTTTCGCTAGAACAAATCTATAAAGATAAATATTTTAAAGCGCAGCGCAGCACATACTTTAAATGGTTAGACGATGGCACTGGTTACACAGTGCTTGAGGCGCGTGAAAACGAAAAAGATAAAAATAAAAAAGACGCTGCTGATAATAATAAAGCTGATGACGAAAAAGAACACGGCGTAAAAGGCAACGACATTGTTTTTTACAACGCCGATGGTACTGGCCGTAAAGTGCTGGTTAAATTTGAAAAATTATTACCAGAAGATGCAGACGAGCCATTTGCAATCGAAAGCTATCAATGGTCAAAAGACGGTAAATGGCTAATGGTATTTACCAATAGCGAGCAAGTTTGGCGCTCTCGTAGTCGTGGTGATTTTTGGCTATTAAATTTAGAAACTAACAAACTACAGCAGCTTGGCGGCGAACAACCTGAACCTAAAAAACTAATGTTTGCTAAGTTCTCCCCAGACAGCTCAAAAGTAGCGTACGTGCGCGATAACAACATTTATATGCAAGCGGTTGGCAGTAACGATGTAACTGCGCTTACAACCGATGGCAGCGCCACCATTGTTAATGGTAATTTTGATTGGGTATACGAAGAAGAGTTCACTATTGCTGATGGCTTTCGTTGGAGCCCCGATAACAAATCAATCGCTTATTGGCAGCTTGATACCAGCGACGTTAAATTTTTTACCATGATCAACAACACTGACGAGCTCTACCCTACTCTAAAAGAGTTTCCATACCCTAAAGCCGGCGAAACTAATTCAGCCGTGCGAGTGGGCGTTGTTAGCCTTGCAGATAAACAAACTCGTTGGGCTGAGCTTGAAGGCGATAACCGCGACCGTTACATTCCGCGTATTAGCTGGGCGGGCACTGGTAGTGAATTAATGATCCAAGATTTAAACCGCCTACAAAGCCACAATAAAATATGGTTATTTGATTGGCAAAAGCAGCAACTGACTAAAATTTTAGAAGACAAAGACGATGCGTTTATCGAATGGTTTTATAAAGCCAATTGGTCAAAAGACGGTAAGTTTTTTATTTGGCACAGCGAGCGCGATGGTTGGCGTCATCTTTATCGTGTATCGCGCGATGGCAAAACCATTATTGATCTAACGCCTGGCGATTACGATATTGTTGATATGCTCACTATCAATGAAGAAAAAAACGTCATGTACTTTATTGCCTCGCCAGAGAATCCTGGCCAGCGCTATTTATACAGCACACCACTTGATGGCAGCAGTAAAACTGTGCGTGTAACCCCTGCAGAGTTTGAAGGCTCAAACAGCTATTACATGTCTAAAGATGCCTCATGGGCGATGCACACGTATTCTAAATTTGGCACACCGCCAACAAAAGAAATCATTAAGGTGAGCGATCACAGCAATGTAAAAACCTTAGTTGAAAATAAAGAACTAAAAGAAAAACTGGCTGAGCAAAGCTTACCAAGCCATGAGTTTTTTAAAGTTAACGCGCAAGACGGCACTGAGCTTGACGGCTATATTATGTTTCCAGAGAACATGGATAAAAGTAAAAAATACCCGATTGTTTTTTACGTATACGGTGAACCGTGGGGCTCAACAGTACAGGACCGTTTTGAAGGAGACAGCTACTTATACAAATCGCTGCTAACGCAAAAAGGCTTTATTGTCGCATCGGTTGATAATCGGGGTACGCGTGCACCCAAAGGCCGCGATTGGCGTAAATCGATTTATAAAAAAATGGGCTCAATTACCGTGCAAGACCAAGTAGACGCCCTAGATGCTATGGCTAAACGTTGGGATGTAATAGACACCGAGCGCGTTGGCGTATGGGGACACTCAGGGGGCGGTAGTTCAACGCTTAACTTACTGTTCCGCCACGGTGATAAATACAAAGTGGGAATTGCCTCAGCACCGGTGCCAGATATACGTTTATATGACACTATTTACCAAGAGCGTTACGCGGGCAACCCAAATACCGATCCTGAGAGTTACGACAACACCTCGCCTATTACGTTTGCTAAAAACCTAACCGGTAAGCTGTTGCTTATTCACGGGACAGGTGATGATAACGTGCATTATCAAGGCTCTGAGCGTTTAATTGACGAACTCGTTAAGCACAATAAACAGTTTGAGTTTTTCTCATATCCTAACCGCTCACACAGTTTGCGTGAAGGCAAAGGCACAATTCTGCATTACCACACTATGATGGCTGACTTTTTTGAAAAGCACTTACTAGCTAAATAA
- a CDS encoding alpha/beta hydrolase gives MENFTKLLAVSLYIFSLSGCTSIGSYVMSNPDIYLSEAEFIKAKPSDIGFEKHTFCSFSTTQCITYLTAEPYQAAEFSQGSSVYYNLHATGNNVENTISHRMTPDTFNRFEGTALLLHGYGSSKEAMMASAIYFRALGMNVIIPDLFGHGESTEAFVFAAKEHRILNELLAEPLLNQTNNQTVVVGYSMGALTASNLLSSEYIDAAILLAPMMSFDVAAKEYLPYKSPLLSHFFHSEIDNIVNQAMFEAGVTIQETNLLPKLTETKKPVLLINSDVDSLSPPAYFSSIQNELVKKITFNARSHSSLMVFDRDDVIEIENWLITW, from the coding sequence ATGGAAAATTTCACCAAACTATTAGCAGTTTCACTTTATATATTTTCTTTGTCTGGCTGTACTTCAATTGGAAGTTACGTCATGTCAAACCCCGATATTTATCTTTCTGAAGCGGAGTTTATAAAAGCAAAACCTAGCGACATTGGCTTTGAAAAACATACATTTTGCTCTTTTAGTACCACTCAATGCATTACATATCTGACTGCTGAACCTTATCAAGCAGCTGAATTTTCGCAAGGGAGCTCTGTTTATTACAACCTTCATGCAACTGGTAATAATGTAGAAAATACAATTTCACACAGAATGACACCAGATACATTTAATCGTTTTGAAGGCACTGCTTTATTGCTTCATGGCTATGGGAGCAGTAAAGAAGCAATGATGGCTTCAGCTATCTATTTTAGAGCGCTTGGTATGAACGTTATTATTCCAGATCTTTTTGGCCATGGTGAATCAACTGAAGCATTTGTATTTGCAGCAAAAGAGCACCGCATTTTAAATGAACTGCTTGCTGAACCACTTTTAAATCAAACAAATAACCAGACTGTTGTAGTAGGCTATTCTATGGGAGCACTTACTGCAAGTAACTTATTATCATCAGAATATATTGACGCTGCTATTTTACTTGCCCCAATGATGAGTTTTGACGTTGCAGCTAAGGAATACTTACCTTATAAATCGCCTTTGCTTAGTCATTTTTTTCATAGCGAGATTGATAATATTGTTAACCAAGCAATGTTTGAGGCAGGAGTAACCATTCAAGAAACAAATTTATTGCCTAAATTAACTGAGACTAAAAAGCCTGTATTGTTAATTAACTCAGATGTTGACTCTCTATCCCCCCCGGCTTACTTTTCATCAATACAAAATGAGTTAGTAAAAAAAATAACTTTTAATGCTCGCTCTCATTCAAGTTTAATGGTGTTTGATCGTGATGATGTTATCGAAATTGAAAACTGGCTAATAACATGGTGA
- a CDS encoding sulfite exporter TauE/SafE family protein — MSDLIVLIIYCAILGSGVGFLAGLLGIGGGLVIVPILSMILLHFNALPPPQVVVVAIATSLASILFTSTSSAIAHHKNGNVPWDIAPWVMAGVAFGALISGFMAALLPEHVVRLVFAVSVVLIALKMIFSGKSDSSAPRPLPNKGLLSVLTTITGGLSAMIGIGGGAVLVPLLTFFSVDMKKAIGCASASGIVIALFGSMGYISSGIQLFSLKEGFAGFVYLPALLGIVCTSWFTAPLGAKATHYLPVSTIKKIFAGLLIVMAINMFTR, encoded by the coding sequence ATGAGTGATTTAATAGTGTTGATTATATACTGCGCCATACTTGGCAGTGGTGTTGGCTTTTTAGCTGGCCTATTAGGAATAGGAGGAGGGCTGGTAATTGTGCCTATATTAAGCATGATATTGCTGCACTTTAATGCCTTGCCTCCTCCTCAAGTAGTGGTGGTTGCCATTGCCACATCGCTGGCCTCTATTTTATTTACTTCAACATCGTCGGCTATTGCACATCATAAAAATGGCAATGTACCCTGGGATATTGCACCTTGGGTTATGGCAGGCGTTGCCTTTGGTGCGCTTATTAGTGGCTTTATGGCTGCATTGTTACCCGAGCATGTAGTGCGCTTAGTGTTTGCTGTGAGTGTGGTGCTAATTGCACTCAAAATGATTTTTTCTGGTAAGAGTGATTCATCAGCCCCACGCCCGTTACCAAACAAAGGGTTACTGAGCGTTTTAACAACTATAACCGGTGGTTTGTCTGCGATGATTGGCATTGGTGGCGGGGCAGTATTAGTGCCGCTACTGACGTTTTTTTCTGTTGATATGAAAAAAGCCATAGGCTGCGCATCGGCCTCAGGCATTGTGATAGCGTTGTTTGGTTCAATGGGTTATATCAGCTCAGGCATCCAACTATTTAGCCTAAAAGAAGGATTTGCGGGCTTTGTGTATTTGCCCGCTTTATTGGGTATTGTATGCACCTCATGGTTTACCGCACCACTAGGCGCTAAAGCTACCCATTATTTACCGGTCTCAACCATTAAAAAAATATTTGCCGGATTGCTAATTGTAATGGCAATTAATATGTTTACTCGATAA
- a CDS encoding DUF1852 domain-containing protein: MSTDFTFTIKSTNLDENYHPSTSTRITTNFANLARGESRQQNLRNTLKMINNRFNALANWDNPQGDRYTVELKIISVDLDIAGSGEAFPSIEVLKTNIIDRQTNEQIEGMVGNNFSSYVRDYDFSVLLPEHNKSKPKFSIPDNFGDLHGKLFKHFVSSKTYKKHFKKPPVICLSVSDNKTYQQSENLHPILGVEYQPNESSLTEQYFKKMGLQVRYFMPPNSVAPLAFYFFGDLLNDYSNLELISTISTMETFQKIYRPEIYNANAAAGSRYKPNLKNDDHSLTQIVYDRAERGQLAVEQGKFTEQHFIKPYQSVLQQFSASIA, encoded by the coding sequence ATGAGCACTGATTTTACATTTACTATTAAGAGCACTAACTTGGATGAAAACTACCATCCATCAACCAGTACGCGTATTACCACCAATTTTGCTAATTTAGCCCGTGGTGAAAGCCGCCAACAAAACTTACGTAACACCCTAAAAATGATTAACAATCGTTTTAATGCACTCGCCAATTGGGATAACCCACAAGGGGATCGTTACACGGTTGAACTGAAAATCATCTCGGTTGATTTAGACATTGCAGGCAGTGGCGAAGCCTTTCCATCAATTGAGGTATTAAAAACCAACATTATTGACCGCCAAACTAACGAGCAAATAGAAGGTATGGTGGGTAATAACTTTTCGTCTTATGTGCGCGATTACGACTTTAGCGTATTACTGCCTGAGCATAACAAAAGCAAACCGAAATTTAGTATTCCCGATAACTTTGGCGACTTACACGGCAAGTTGTTTAAACACTTTGTAAGCTCAAAAACCTATAAAAAGCACTTTAAAAAGCCGCCAGTTATTTGTTTAAGCGTGTCTGATAACAAAACCTATCAGCAAAGTGAAAACCTGCACCCTATTTTGGGCGTTGAGTATCAGCCTAATGAGTCGTCGTTAACTGAGCAATATTTTAAAAAAATGGGCTTACAAGTGCGCTACTTTATGCCACCAAATAGCGTTGCACCGTTAGCGTTTTACTTTTTTGGTGATCTACTCAACGACTACAGCAACCTTGAACTAATTAGCACTATTAGCACTATGGAAACATTTCAAAAAATTTATCGTCCAGAAATTTATAACGCCAACGCCGCCGCTGGTAGCCGTTATAAACCGAATTTAAAAAATGACGACCATTCGTTAACGCAAATTGTGTATGACCGCGCAGAACGAGGTCAATTAGCGGTTGAGCAAGGCAAATTTACTGAGCAGCACTTTATTAAGCCTTATCAGTCAGTGCTGCAGCAGTTCTCGGCAAGTATCGCTTAA